Proteins from one Sarcophilus harrisii chromosome 2, mSarHar1.11, whole genome shotgun sequence genomic window:
- the AKAP5 gene encoding A-kinase anchor protein 5 codes for MQKMETTVAEIQVESKDEKESIDVSPQAEEQAEKASMICFKRRKKSSKALKSKNCSEKAPHHTGPSSAKDHTEMEASDQFQSPQGTWAAIRRFVTRQKRSKSSKKQVPLDAKAQPKENTDDTKPTKKKARSRIKIPCIKLSRSKKKCSHSQIIEESECNMKVKEVTGSSGTEIQIPQEAPAVKEKLTADISGDNSQGDSARVPQVSNINSSGENLASIELGADTESCAIHTAALILEKDMEKTEEKQVVSLHQGSLPETSEVGHQLPPENTEVSSAVVPTEPPTEPPATPETQVMEETIKDVMEQEPKEKEHENGGMASEKNKSKDTTVCFSAFKENTVSPKTPQLEESKRMEPIAIIVTDTEVSEFDVKKSKNVPKKFLISVENQQSEPFSNAVSSKGVNDFEGRTSEQYEKLLIETASSLVKNAIQLSIEQLVNEMDSDDNKRNNLI; via the coding sequence ATGCAAAAAATGGAGACAACAGTGGCAGAAATTCAAGTAGAAAGCAAGGATGAGAAAGAATCTATAGACGTAAGTCCTCAGGCTGAGGAGCAGGCTGAAAAAGCATCCatgatttgttttaaaagaagaaagaaatcatcCAAAGCTTTGAAGTCTAAGAATTGTTCTGAAAAAGCACCGCATCACACAGGTCCAAGCAGTGCTAAGGATCACACGGAAATGGAAGCTTCAGATCAGTTTCAGTCACCACAGGGGACTTGGGCAGCGATTAGACGTTTTGTCACTCGACAGAAAAGGTCAAAATCTTCAAAGAAACAAGTCCCCTTAGATGCTAAAGCACAACCTAAGGAAAACACGGATGACACCAAACCCACTAAGAAAAAGGCTCGATCCAGGATTAAAATTCCTTGCATAAAACTCTCGAGAAGCAAGAAAAAATGCAGCCATTCCCAAATCATCGAAGAATCTGAATGCAATATGAAAGTAAAGGAAGTTACAGGCAGTTCAGGTACAGAGATCCAGATTCCTCAGGAAGCTCCAGCtgtaaaggaaaaattaactgCAGACATAAGTGGTGATAACTCCCAGGGAGATAGTGCAAGGGTGCCACAGGTGAGTAACATCAACTCTTCTGGGGAGAATCTGGCTTCCATAGAACTTGGGGCTGATACAGAGTCTTGTGCTATTCATACAGCAGCATTAATCCTAgaaaaagatatggaaaagaCAGAGGAGAAACAGGTTGTTAGCCTCCATCAAGGAAGCCTCCCTGAGACTTCAGAAGTGGGACATCAGCTCCCCCCGGAGAATACAGAGGTCAGTAGTGCTGTGGTACCCACTGAACCCCCCACAGAGCCACCTGCCACCCCAGAAACACAGGTCATGGAAGAAACCATTAAGGATGTCATGGAACAGgaaccaaaagagaaagaacatgaaaatggagggatggcttcagaaaaaaacAAGTCAAAGGATACCACAGTGTGCTTCAGTGCTTTCAAAGAAAATACAGTAAGTCCAAAAACACCCCAGTTAGAAGAAAGCAAAAGGATGGAACCAATTGCTATTATTGTCACAGACACTGAAGTCAGTGAATTTGATGTAAAGAAATCCAAAAATGTCCCTAAGAAATTCTTAATTTCGGTTGAAAATCAGCAAAGTGAGCCATTTTCTAATGCTGTATCATCCAAAGGGGTTAATGATTTTGAGGGCAGAACTTCTGAGCAGTATGAGAAGCTTTTAATAGAAACTGCTTCCTCGCTTGTCAAGAACGCCATTCAGTTGTCTATAGAACAACTGGTGAATGAAATGGATTCTGATGACAACAAAAGAAACAatcttatataa